The genome window CTTCAGGACCACAGATTCCTTTcccttttataaccttttgATTTCACCCTCCATCCTGACATTTTCAGCAGCTTGTTTCTTTTAAGCCCGGCCTCACCTTCAGGTACAATTCCACAGCCCTGTAATCTCCACTACTCTTCTTCCGGACCTTTTCTGCTTCAGCCAATGTTCTTTCTTGATAATGCAATGCCATTTGTGGTCTCCTTGCTCCGATGGCTCCAGATATGAGGGACATAACTGAATTCCGCTTTAATGCACTTCCTACACTGCAATGCTTCACGCCCACACAGATAACACTAAATCTTCCCACCTGCACTTTATTGCTCTGTGTTTTATCTTTCAAAGTCAGAGTGTTAAATCCGACCTCCAACAACTGAACCAAGAAATGTTCTGTAGGGACAACTTACAAATAAAAAGTCACAGATCTATTCAGCACAAGTCTTTTCACTTCTAAAACACTGCTCTGCTGCATGTAGCATTCCTGTCTGCTATTTTGTTCGATAACTCGCATCAGTAGAAGGTTAACCGACCCGAAATGAATTTTCCAGTTAAATTAACAAGTGAAGTCAAAACATGAGCCATGTGAAAAGCTTTTCAGATTCACAACTAGACTTCTCTGAATCCATATTTAAACACCCAATGTAGCAATTTTGGAACAACTTGTTTAATTTGTGCTATTGCTCGGTTGGAAACATCTGTTAAATGACAAactgtttaaaacaaaatataacacacacacacacacattttatatatatatatatatatatatatatatatatatatatatatatatatatatatatatatatatatatatatatatatatatatatatatatatatatatatatatataaataaataaatacgagaAGTATTTTGGTACAAGCAAGAGGTACCAGTCCTGAGCCGTTTCTGCAAAATTGACTTAAAACCctttacatttcttttaaaactcGAGCTACAAATTCAACATCTCACCTGTATGATAAAAGCTCAGATTTCAGTGAGACTATATCTACAACTGCAGAAGTACACCATATTTCCTTATAATCTCTGTGCTGACGTTTTTATTAACAGAATAATTGTCCAAAAAAGGAGAAAACTCTGTATAAcattatatcattttatttacaaataagcATTAAGGGAACCACATCTGAAGAATGAAGAGAGCTGCTGTGGACACGTATTCACACTGACCTGTAACACACAAAATTGTAAGATATTAAGCAACAGTCAAGTAGTCTATACACGTAGTCACTCATTCACAACAATAACTCAAATGACTAAAGTGGCTGGACACAGACTGTGGTGTACTAAGAATAAAAGTGCACTGCActcattctacagaggaactgtGTTATACCCCCCTACATAGTGAGTAAATCTAATGAATGGAAAGCCATTTGGGATTTCGTCTAACTTCAACAAGGCAGATTTTTCATGAAGCATCGTTGacacaaaaaacataaaatcaagctaaacatcagagaaaaaaaaaaagggttgtaatttaataaaacataaaaataacacTGAAGTATTGAACTGTATGATAACACTgagaaaaatgtcatttgaaaATAGACACTTGACAATATTACTGAAAATTTCTGTGTCCAGTAGAAAAGCAATTCAATCTACCCAGAATTATCATCCCAAAACAGCAGTTGTGTGACTTGAGCAACAATCCTGTGATATTTGTATTTGGCAAATTTGTATTGGTTTAGTATGCTAAATGGTTCAGGGAAGAACTTTCATTCAGCATGGGTAGTAAATTATACATGTACATACAATATAAACTGTATAATATGgacaatattttaaataaatatattcatttaataaatatgaatataaaggTTCTTTTGCAGAGATAAAACAAGGCCAAGCTGCTAGTAATAATATTTATAGGTTTATAGAAGGAGCATATATACctataaccatcacacacacacacacactactgaagtTCTCAGTAGCCTTATTAATATTAGTTTGAGAGCTTAATCATTAGCTATCCATTTTGGTATTACTACCCACTGTTTCATGACTGAATTCATTCCAGTACTAAATCAGTGCCTCTGTACACTTGCACTAACTATTTACTAACGTCAGAATAAACCAAATACAAAGTGTGCTAAATGAAATCACTGCTGCCTATCTGCTATGAAAAAAACCCTGGCACTCTTCTATACAAGTACAATTGTTCAACAAAGTGTTAAATGTAATACTAAGGCTCTTCATGCCACTTCAAATGTAATTTAGGACCAACATTTGCAGTAATGACAgaccaaaaataaaaaccaattTCCACATAAATACAAGGAGcaaatttacttttaaaaaaattcactctTAACAGCCCTATAAAGGAAGTGAGAAACAGCTGCTAGTCAGTGCTGCAGCATCGGGCATAATGCCCCTTACTAACAGCAAGCACAGCGAGCAAGCACcatctttttttgtgtggatgccctttttttattctgtgctgtaatacatatatatttataaaaaaaaaaaaaaaaaaaaaacccaaataagACAAACCCAACCACAAAATAAGTGACCAAAAATGACCGTTTCGCTCTCAATGCTCTCAAATACTAAAAGGTCTGTAAGAATCATGTAGTCAATCATATAATGAGCATGATCAATCATACTAAAATTATTCTAGCTCCTCAACCATGCAGTTAAATTGCAGATACAAAGCTGCATTATAAGCGACCACATgtcaaatttacattttgtatttttcagtGCACTGGGCAGATGACAAACGCTTACATTTAGGACCATGCATGATGCCCGTTTTACATCACATCATGCCTCACTGTTTCAGTTGCATGcgtttttttctgtgtaaaacaatatttattctATATTGTGGCATTTGGACCCATCATCTCACGCAGAGATTCAAAACTCTAGTCCTGGAAACCTCTTCCCTGCAGACACACTTAAGCAGAATGAGTTGGGTCAGATAGTTCTGAAAAACTATGCAGGGTAGAGTGTCCACACGCCTGGAACCCCTGATCTAAACAATACAGTGTTATTAGTAAAGCAGTAATGCAACAGCACACACCTTTCCAATGGGTAAAATCAAACCTTTGTGAAGGTCCTAACCACAAAATTGGATCTCAATGGATTAAGAAACATTATATACAGCTTCAGTGTCAAAACATGTACAAAATAATCTGACCATCAGTATCTGTTCCAGACTTAAAACTCGTTTGTGCCTTGTAGCTTATATGTGAAATGAGCTTAAAAGGCCATATTGATTGTATCACTGTTCCTCATCTCCCGCCTGCACTTTGCATTCGTGTAAGATTTTACACCTCACTTGCGCCCACCCACGCTGCATCACCAACAGCTGCTTCATCTCCAGAGGTGCAAACATTACTAACGATAAAAATCCTAGAAAGGAGAGAAAATTTTACCTTCTTGTTTTCTCACAgcaatatttgtttttttaaaaaaaaaaaaaaaaaaaaaaaaaaaaaaaagagaaaaaagcaaCACTAAGCAATGTAACCGCTACGAGAAGTACATGTGTCCTTTCATGTGCCACAtccttttcatgttttttttttccccccttttcgcATTCACTGAGGTTACCTTGCTGGTGTGATCGCAGGGCAACTCGAACTATCCAGTCATCAAACCAACACTAACGGTGTAGCTCAATCAGTCCCCTGGGTCATGAGTCAGTATATTGTGTACACAAGTTCAGGTACTgttaaggaccctggctcactacacatcgGAACTCCGAATTTCCAGTGACATGACTATGTACTCACGTTGTAAAACCTCACCGCTGGCATTTATCAACCGATGGCAAGACCGATATCTTggacattatttaaaaaaaaaaaaatttgtttaaagtAGATTACGAAAAATACTTTGCTTTGTTACACATCCTCACATCATTTCAGACAAACATTAATTAGAAATGGTACCTAGATTGTATTCACGACCCGTCTAGTGATGTGTTCATGCTTATGTTGAAATATAAACATGTCTTTTCAAAACATGTTTTGCACGTGACGTTTATCGAGTTTGCTTGTGCGATGTTTCGtacatgacatcatttccagtaaggaaCATAATGATTACTGATGCTCCCTGgttattgtgggtttttttttttttttttttttaaaaaagagtgaATGTTCCAGTGCACTTGAAGGATTCTGCGATTGATatagcccttaaaatggccgactcccggATCAGTGCtgtgactactgaactagggactCCACGGTAAACTCCACAGTGCCAGTGCAATGTTTAGAAACGATAACTGTGATGGAGAAAATGAGTGTACCATATTAGTTAAGCAAGAGCATCACTTCTTCAGGATCTGGTGCCTGACTATGATGAAGGGAAAGGTAAAGCCACTGCCGAAGAACAGCACCATCATCCCCAACAGTTTCCACTTGTTCTCTACCGAGAAGGGCAGGTTCTGCAAGACAACACCACATTAATTAAAACCTCTGTACAAATAAAAAGCCATTACATGGCTCCATTGCATAAATGTAAACAGTTATTAGTATGATGAGACAGGCTTAACAAGACAGCAGAGTTAGAAATAACCTTCAACTCAAGTAACCTTGGGAGCCTAAACATGTCCTAGTGACGTTACCCGAGATACATGGATATGCTTtcatacattattattaattattaagctGAAGTGTTCGCTTGCGCCTTAGGAGTTTGTTAGCAAATCAACATGCTAGCTTAGCATGACAGCTTCATGAGACCAGTCTTCTTTCTTAACATGTTAGCTAGTCAAGAACAGACGTCTGTTACAGATAATGTCTAGTTATTTTCAACGAAAGTTGACGTTTTCACGTTAAACAATAAGAAAATTGTATAACAATTAACGTTTGTAAAGTAAGAGTCGTTaacctgttttaaaaaaacaaactcctAGGCTCGAGCTACAGTAATGAACGCGCCTAGCTAGCTTCCCATGAGGAAGTGAACTGCTTGCGTTATTTCTTgcgatatttattttaaacacagataACTAGGTTATTTAAGTAAAATGTTACagctattaaataaaatgttatatcGTTAAATAACCGCCTGTCGGATAAAAGCTTCAGTAACGCTGATTAACACTCATTCATCAACATGACCTCCAAACAGGCTTCAGGACTAAGACCAGG of Ictalurus punctatus breed USDA103 chromosome 22, Coco_2.0, whole genome shotgun sequence contains these proteins:
- the LOC128628955 gene encoding cytochrome c oxidase subunit 7C, mitochondrial, which produces MLGQAVRRFTTSAVRASHYAEGPGQNLPFSVENKWKLLGMMVLFFGSGFTFPFIIVRHQILKK